The DNA region cccatacaatgtatttttggctattgctacaaatatacctgtgctacttaagactggtttagtggtccagggtcacatataattatgCTTGcataaacattacattatatattatacattacaTTCACATTAAACATACTTAAAAGTTACAATTCTATAGTACCTTCAGTTGCTTTAAAAGCATAGTCTTCTCTTCACTTTAGCCCAAAATGGAGGATGAGGATGGATGGAGGAGGTTCTGCTTGGGTGAGAATGTTTGTCTTGACATCCAGCTGAAAGAAGAAGACAACGTTAACCCGGGTCTTGATTATGTCAAGGTAATAATTCAATCATCAACGCCCTGTGATAATTGTTGTcaatataaataattacattgaGGTACATTGAGTAAATGTATTATTACAAAATGTGAGCATTCAGTTATGATTTGaagttttttaatctttttttatcaGACTGGTTTCCCACCTTTCCTAAGCATTGTCAGCAAACTAAACCAGGTAACTGCCATTTGACAGCAGATGTAATTATTATTCACATATAAATAGCATATTCTAATATTTAATTGTCATCTCATTGCATTCTCTTTTCAGTCAACTGTCTCTGCTGTGCTTGAGTATTTAATCAATTGGTTTGACGAGAGAGACTTTGTACCACAGTTGGTAAGTCAAGTTGCTTCAGTGTGTCTCATCCAATAGATATATTTAATGAAAAGGTCACTCTAAAATTTGAGATAAAATCTCTTATCTTTGTCTCTAATAAATTGCATGTTAAAGGTATTATGGAACTGTATTTTTTCAGTTTAGCTGTACATTGCACATTTATCTTCGCAGGGCAGATGGCTTTATGCATTACTGTCGTGCCTTGAGAAACCGCTGCTTCCTGAAGCACATTCCCTTATCAGACAGTTGGCAAGACGGTGCTCTGCAGTGCGTGCCAATCTGGTAAACACCTTTTGGTCCGCTCTGAATTAAAAGCTGGGGTATCATTATTTTCTCCCTTGCTTCTGTTGCAGTCGCACAGGTGAAGGCTTGTTTGTTGACAACCTAAAATAGGTTGCCTAAAATAGACTGTATATTATTTTTCTCTTCCAGGAGAGCAAAGATGATGATCGTTTGTCAGCTCTTAACTTGATGATTTGTATTGTTGCCAGGTAACTGACATGGTGCTGTTCTAGCCAGAAATATGTGCAGGTGTTCTTATGAAGTATAATCACGCTTCTGTCTATTAAAGGTATTTTGAGCAAAATGATTTGGCTGACAAAGAATGAGAAGAATTTGGAAACAGATGGAAGAGCCTTTGTGAAGAGGAATCATGAGGGATACTCAGGAGATTTTGTAAAATATAGAAAGACTCTATGCAATATCTCACCTGAATTGCATTGAGTTCCATGTAATATTGAAGTACAACTGTTACAGCTAAAATTACTGTCAATTAAAGCATTGGTATTGTCAAATAAACAATTTCTGACATAAATTGCAAACATCTGTGTCTTCTTGGTATTTCATTGTCATGGTGTTGTTGTGCTGTCTATGCCTAATAAAGCCATGTCAATTCTATTAAAGGACTAACTGAAAATCATCttagtttttattaaaaatgtaatgaaaatgaTATTTCCCTTGCTAAA from Garra rufa chromosome 21, GarRuf1.0, whole genome shotgun sequence includes:
- the gemin2 gene encoding gem-associated protein 2, yielding MKSDVEELMPRLLPVESCDTEEFNSTEPPRNPQEYLRQVQREASLCPDVVVAQIDPKKLKKKQSVNVSLTCCLAAPQGFSPSLKWQQQQVSKFSEVRQSVNKHRQHWKSQFLDDNVVMPKMEDEDGWRRFCLGENVCLDIQLKEEDNVNPGLDYVKTGFPPFLSIVSKLNQSTVSAVLEYLINWFDERDFVPQLGRWLYALLSCLEKPLLPEAHSLIRQLARRCSAVRANLESKDDDRLSALNLMICIVARYFEQNDLADKE